The following are encoded together in the Deltaproteobacteria bacterium genome:
- a CDS encoding sulfotransferase produces MSTAAAAPAIQDRLVFLIGAPRSGTTLTARMLGAHPAIQAPPETHLLTPLAHLGYYASVERAPYDPVITRQAAHELVKSLPGGEADYLDALRAASDTVYERLLAGSGRRLLLEKTPAYALVLDFLAKLYPRARYLVLTRHPLAVWSSFVDSFFDGDHEVAHAHNPLLERYVPAIGRFLRERPVPLLHLRYEELVREPERELRRACGFLDIDFEPGMVEYGREAPAPVAAAGLGDPITVARETRPTTRSVAKWAEELGRTPGALAQAARILEALPDEDLETWGHPRAELEAELAAAPEGGARKRRSWSRYALQRRLLVRLRRNIHHNALGRLVRRIRFACDVLLR; encoded by the coding sequence GTGAGCACGGCAGCCGCCGCCCCTGCGATCCAGGACCGTCTGGTCTTCCTGATCGGCGCCCCCCGCTCGGGTACGACGCTCACCGCGCGCATGCTCGGCGCGCACCCGGCGATCCAGGCGCCGCCCGAGACGCACCTGCTGACGCCGCTCGCGCACCTCGGCTACTACGCGAGCGTCGAGCGCGCGCCCTACGACCCCGTGATCACCCGCCAGGCCGCGCACGAGCTCGTGAAGTCGCTCCCCGGCGGCGAGGCCGACTACCTGGACGCCCTGCGCGCCGCCAGCGACACCGTCTACGAGCGCCTGCTCGCGGGCTCCGGCCGGCGCCTGCTGCTCGAGAAGACGCCCGCCTATGCGCTGGTCCTCGACTTCCTCGCGAAGCTCTACCCGCGGGCGCGCTACCTCGTGCTCACGCGCCACCCGCTCGCGGTCTGGTCGAGCTTCGTCGATTCGTTCTTCGACGGCGACCACGAGGTGGCACACGCACACAACCCGCTGCTCGAGCGCTACGTGCCCGCGATCGGGCGCTTCCTGCGCGAGCGCCCGGTGCCGCTCCTGCACCTGCGCTACGAGGAGCTCGTGCGCGAGCCCGAGCGCGAGCTGCGGCGCGCCTGCGGGTTCCTGGACATCGATTTCGAGCCCGGCATGGTCGAGTACGGGCGCGAGGCACCGGCGCCCGTGGCGGCGGCCGGCCTCGGCGACCCGATCACGGTCGCCCGCGAGACCCGCCCCACCACGCGCTCGGTCGCGAAGTGGGCCGAGGAGTTGGGCCGCACCCCCGGCGCGCTCGCGCAGGCCGCCCGGATCCTGGAGGCCCTTCCGGACGAGGACCTCGAGACCTGGGGCCATCCGCGCGCCGAGCTCGAGGCCGAGCTCGCGGCTGCTCCGGAGGGCGGCGCGCGGAAGCGGCGCTCCTGGAGCCGCTACGCGCTCCAGCGCCGGCTCCTGGTCCGGCTGCGGCGCAACATCCACCACAACGCCCTCGGCCGGCTGGTGCGCCGGATCCGCTTCGCCTGCGACGTGCTGCTCCGCTAG
- the queG gene encoding tRNA epoxyqueuosine(34) reductase QueG: MPEAQAAPASLADRVRALAGALGFDRAGIARLDTPLPHADRFRDWLARGRHGEMAWLARNPEERLDPLRRFPWARSAVVVSLVYDTPREAPERAPAQDRAPGRRPAGEAAGSSPPSAGIARYARGRDYHDILLPPLRALGDALEPLAGRAVQSRAYVDTGPLLERALAARAGLGWIGRNTLVIDPALGSYLFLGVLLCDLDLPGDPLEPDHCGSCRACLDACPTGAFPEPYVLDASRCLSYTTIELRSAIPEPLRAGQGDWVFGCDACQEVCPWNTRTRRTVPPDRAGLRAALAPRAEWVRPALAWLLALDEEAWRVSTRRGALRRAKHRGLLRNALVAAGNAGDPALASLVARHAASPDPLIAEHARWALARLQPQAGRAPS, translated from the coding sequence ATGCCCGAAGCCCAGGCAGCGCCCGCGTCCCTCGCCGATCGCGTTCGCGCCCTCGCCGGCGCCCTCGGCTTCGACCGGGCCGGCATCGCCCGCCTCGACACGCCGCTCCCGCACGCCGACCGCTTCCGCGACTGGCTCGCCCGGGGCCGCCACGGCGAGATGGCCTGGCTGGCCCGCAACCCTGAAGAGCGCCTCGACCCGCTCCGGCGATTCCCCTGGGCCCGGAGCGCCGTCGTCGTCTCGCTCGTCTACGACACGCCGCGCGAAGCGCCCGAGCGAGCCCCCGCGCAGGACCGCGCGCCGGGCAGGCGCCCGGCCGGCGAAGCCGCCGGAAGCAGCCCCCCCTCGGCCGGGATCGCCCGCTACGCCCGCGGCCGCGACTACCACGACATCCTCCTCCCCCCGCTGCGCGCCCTCGGCGACGCCCTCGAGCCGCTCGCGGGCCGCGCCGTCCAGTCGCGCGCCTACGTGGACACGGGCCCGCTCCTCGAGCGCGCACTCGCCGCGCGCGCCGGCCTCGGCTGGATCGGGCGCAACACGCTCGTGATCGACCCCGCGCTCGGCTCCTACCTGTTCCTGGGCGTCCTGCTCTGCGACCTCGACCTCCCCGGCGACCCGCTCGAGCCCGACCACTGCGGGAGCTGCCGCGCCTGTCTCGACGCCTGCCCGACCGGTGCCTTCCCGGAGCCCTACGTGCTCGACGCTTCGCGCTGTCTCTCCTACACGACGATCGAGCTGCGCAGCGCGATCCCCGAGCCGCTGCGCGCCGGGCAGGGCGACTGGGTCTTCGGCTGCGACGCGTGCCAGGAGGTGTGTCCCTGGAACACCCGCACGCGGCGCACCGTGCCCCCCGACCGCGCCGGGCTCCGCGCGGCGCTGGCGCCGCGCGCCGAGTGGGTGCGGCCCGCGCTCGCCTGGTTGCTCGCCCTCGACGAGGAGGCCTGGCGCGTCTCCACCCGGCGCGGCGCGCTGCGCCGCGCGAAGCACCGGGGGCTCCTGCGCAACGCCCTGGTGGCCGCCGGCAACGCCGGCGACCCGGCACTCGCTTCGCTCGTCGCGCGCCATGCCGCGAGCCCGGACCCCCTCATCGCCGAGCACGCGCGCTGGGCCCTCGCGCGCCTGCAGCCTCAGGCCGGCAGGGCCCCGTCGTAG
- the acnA gene encoding aconitate hydratase AcnA encodes MSSFGAQRTLRVGDRTFEYFALQALAGAGLPVERLPFSLRILLENLVRNEDGQDVTAEQVEALARWNPAAEPEREITFLPARVVLQDFTGVPCVVDLAAMRDAMAAFGGKPSKINPLQPVELVIDHSVQVDAFGSPGAFERNVELEFERNRERYAFLRWGQNAFENFKVVPPGTGIVHQVNLEYLARVVFAEGPVGRSGLPLAYPDTLVGTDSHTTMVNGLGVLGWGVGGIEAEAAMLGQPVAMLLPQVVGVRLSGRLREGATATDLVLCVTEMLRRHGVVGKFVEFHGPGLAGLPLADRATISNMCPEYGATCAMFPVDAETLRYLRLSGRREEQVQLVEAYTKEQGLFHDAGTPAAQYSEALELDLGSVEPSLAGPRRPQDRVALSQAKASFAKALPELVKGDAAKAPVEIELAGERVALRHGAVVIAAITSCTNTSNPSVMVAAGLLAKKAVEKGLAVQPWVKTSLAPGSQVVTSYLKDAGLLPYLEQLRFHVVGYGCTTCIGNSGPLPEPVAEGVERGGLVVASVLSGNRNFEARVHPAVRANYLMSPPLVVAYALAGRMDLDLTSEPLGRGRDGQPVFLRDVWPSAHEVREVVEGTVKAALFTGTYADVFRGGSRWNELPVPEGERFAWDAGSTYVRQPPYFAGMEREPAALEEIRGARVLAWLGDSVTTDHISPAGSIAKTSPAARYLLEHGIAARDFNSYGSRRGNHEVMVRGTFANVRLRNLLAPGTEGGVTVHLPGGEPLAIFDAAERYRTEGVPLLVLAGKEYGSGSSRDWAAKGPALLGVRAVIAESYERIHRSNLVGMGVLPLEFLEGQTPASLGLDGRERYDVLGLAEAMASGFANGRTLRVRATADGGRVTDFEVRVRLDTPTEGDYYAHGGILPYVLRQLL; translated from the coding sequence ATGAGCAGCTTCGGGGCCCAGCGCACGCTTCGGGTCGGGGATCGCACCTTCGAGTACTTCGCGCTCCAGGCGCTGGCCGGGGCCGGGCTCCCGGTCGAGCGGCTGCCCTTCTCGCTGCGCATCCTGCTCGAGAACCTGGTGCGCAACGAGGACGGCCAGGACGTCACCGCCGAGCAGGTGGAGGCGCTGGCGCGCTGGAACCCGGCCGCCGAGCCCGAGCGCGAGATCACCTTCCTGCCCGCCCGCGTGGTCCTCCAGGACTTCACCGGCGTGCCCTGCGTCGTGGACCTGGCCGCGATGCGCGACGCGATGGCCGCCTTCGGCGGCAAGCCCTCGAAGATCAACCCCCTCCAGCCGGTCGAGCTCGTGATCGACCACTCGGTGCAGGTCGACGCCTTCGGGTCGCCGGGCGCCTTCGAGCGCAACGTCGAGCTCGAGTTCGAGCGCAACCGCGAGCGCTACGCCTTCCTGCGCTGGGGCCAGAACGCCTTCGAGAACTTCAAGGTCGTGCCGCCCGGGACCGGGATCGTGCACCAAGTCAACCTCGAGTACCTGGCGCGGGTGGTGTTCGCCGAGGGCCCGGTCGGCCGGAGCGGGCTGCCGCTCGCCTATCCGGATACGCTCGTCGGCACCGACTCCCACACGACGATGGTGAACGGCCTCGGCGTCCTCGGCTGGGGGGTCGGCGGGATCGAGGCCGAGGCGGCGATGCTGGGCCAGCCGGTCGCGATGCTGCTCCCGCAGGTGGTGGGTGTACGGCTCTCGGGGCGGCTTCGCGAGGGCGCGACCGCCACCGACCTCGTGCTGTGCGTGACCGAGATGCTGCGCCGGCACGGCGTGGTCGGGAAGTTCGTCGAGTTCCACGGGCCGGGGCTCGCGGGGCTCCCGCTCGCCGACCGCGCGACGATCTCGAACATGTGCCCCGAGTACGGCGCCACCTGCGCGATGTTCCCGGTCGACGCCGAGACGCTGCGCTACCTGCGCCTCTCGGGCCGCCGCGAGGAGCAGGTGCAGCTCGTCGAGGCGTACACGAAGGAGCAGGGCCTCTTCCACGACGCCGGGACCCCGGCGGCGCAGTACTCGGAGGCGCTCGAGCTCGACCTCGGCAGCGTCGAGCCGAGCCTCGCCGGCCCGCGCCGGCCGCAGGACCGGGTGGCGCTCTCGCAGGCGAAGGCGTCCTTCGCGAAGGCGCTGCCCGAGCTCGTGAAGGGCGACGCCGCGAAGGCCCCCGTCGAGATCGAGCTCGCGGGCGAGCGCGTTGCCCTGCGCCACGGCGCGGTCGTGATCGCCGCGATCACGAGCTGCACCAACACCTCGAACCCGAGCGTGATGGTGGCGGCGGGCCTCCTGGCGAAGAAGGCGGTCGAGAAGGGGCTCGCGGTGCAGCCCTGGGTGAAGACCTCGCTCGCACCGGGCTCGCAGGTGGTGACGAGCTACCTGAAGGACGCCGGGCTCCTGCCGTATCTCGAGCAGCTCCGCTTCCACGTGGTGGGCTACGGCTGCACCACCTGCATCGGCAACTCCGGGCCGCTGCCGGAGCCGGTGGCCGAGGGCGTCGAGCGCGGCGGGCTCGTGGTGGCGTCGGTGCTCTCGGGCAACCGCAACTTCGAGGCGCGCGTGCATCCCGCCGTGCGCGCCAACTACCTGATGTCGCCGCCGCTCGTGGTGGCCTACGCGCTCGCCGGGCGCATGGACCTCGACCTGACGAGCGAGCCCCTCGGCCGCGGCCGCGACGGCCAGCCCGTCTTCCTGCGCGACGTCTGGCCCTCCGCGCACGAGGTGCGCGAGGTGGTCGAGGGGACGGTGAAGGCGGCGCTCTTCACCGGCACCTACGCGGACGTGTTCCGGGGTGGCTCGCGCTGGAACGAGCTCCCGGTGCCGGAGGGCGAGCGCTTCGCCTGGGACGCGGGTTCGACCTACGTGCGCCAGCCGCCCTACTTCGCCGGCATGGAACGCGAGCCCGCCGCCCTCGAGGAGATCCGCGGCGCGCGGGTGCTGGCCTGGCTCGGCGACAGCGTCACCACCGACCACATCTCGCCGGCCGGCTCGATCGCGAAGACCTCGCCGGCGGCCCGCTACCTCCTCGAGCACGGGATCGCGGCCCGGGACTTCAACTCCTACGGCTCGCGGCGCGGCAACCACGAGGTGATGGTGCGCGGCACCTTCGCGAACGTGCGGCTGCGCAACCTGCTGGCCCCGGGCACCGAGGGCGGGGTCACGGTGCACCTGCCCGGCGGTGAGCCGCTCGCGATCTTCGACGCCGCGGAGCGCTATCGCACCGAGGGCGTCCCGCTCCTCGTGCTGGCCGGCAAGGAGTACGGCTCCGGCTCGAGCCGCGACTGGGCCGCCAAGGGGCCCGCCCTGCTCGGCGTGCGCGCGGTGATCGCCGAGAGCTACGAGCGCATCCACCGCTCGAACCTGGTCGGGATGGGCGTGCTGCCGCTCGAGTTCCTCGAGGGCCAGACCCCGGCCTCGCTCGGGCTCGACGGCCGCGAGCGCTACGACGTCCTCGGGCTCGCCGAGGCGATGGCGAGCGGCTTCGCGAACGGCCGCACCCTGCGCGTCCGCGCCACCGCCGACGGCGGCCGCGTCACCGACTTCGAGGTCCGCGTCCGCCTCGACACCCCGACCGAAGGCGACTACTACGCCCACGGCGGCATCCTCCCCTACGTCCTCCGCCAGCTCCTCTGA
- a CDS encoding peroxiredoxin: MAVEEGRKAPAFTLTDDAGGKVSLGDFAGKDLVLYFYPKDDTPGCTKEACGFRDAWKALQKRGVAVVGVSPDSGASHQKFAAKYKLPFPLLSDPDKKAMAAYGAWGEKVLYGKKTTGVIRSTVWIGPDGKVKKHWKRVPKAEAHPEQVLAALEGEAKPGRTASGARAKGTRKGGA; this comes from the coding sequence GTGGCAGTCGAGGAAGGCAGGAAGGCGCCGGCGTTCACGCTCACGGACGACGCGGGCGGCAAGGTCTCGCTCGGCGACTTCGCCGGCAAGGACCTGGTCCTCTACTTCTACCCGAAGGACGACACGCCCGGCTGCACGAAGGAGGCCTGCGGCTTCCGTGACGCTTGGAAGGCGCTCCAGAAGCGCGGCGTCGCGGTGGTCGGCGTCTCGCCCGACTCGGGCGCGTCGCACCAGAAGTTCGCGGCGAAGTACAAGCTGCCCTTCCCGCTGCTCTCGGACCCCGACAAGAAGGCGATGGCCGCCTACGGCGCCTGGGGCGAGAAGGTGCTCTACGGCAAGAAGACCACGGGCGTGATCCGCTCGACGGTCTGGATCGGGCCCGACGGCAAGGTGAAGAAGCACTGGAAGCGGGTGCCGAAGGCGGAGGCGCACCCCGAGCAGGTGCTCGCCGCGCTGGAGGGCGAGGCGAAGCCGGGCCGCACGGCGAGCGGAGCCCGCGCGAAGGGCACCCGGAAGGGAGGGGCGTGA
- a CDS encoding GH1 family beta-glucosidase translates to MAKLRFPDGFRWGTATASYQIEGAWQEDGKGESIWDRFSHTPGKIKNGWTGDRACDSYHRWREDLALQKEMGLSSYRFSIAWPRIQPGGRGAANQKGIDAYRKLAEALLEAGIRPFPTLYHWDLPQALEDAGGWPERDTAGRFAEYADLVVRALGDLVKSWMIFNEPNIFTTLGYLVGIHAPGRRDPAAFLRATHVVNLAHGEAFRAMRAARGDLVIGTAFNCSACEPASDSQADADAAERWHRFVNEWFLRPALAGEYPEAHPKGLPEGALGVRDGDFERMRAPLDFVGVNLYTRTIVKAGPSDGGPLAIGAIPVGPLGGDEGPKTEFGWEVWPDALHDILLRITKDYGRPVIEVTENGCSYADGPDAQGVVHDTRRIAFYRGYLEAVHRAIQAGADVRGYHAWSLLDNFEWAEGYAQRFGLAWVDFDTCDRTLKESGRWYGRVARENALET, encoded by the coding sequence ATGGCGAAGCTCAGGTTCCCGGACGGATTCCGCTGGGGCACCGCGACCGCGTCGTACCAGATCGAGGGCGCCTGGCAGGAGGACGGCAAGGGCGAGTCGATCTGGGATCGCTTCAGCCACACGCCCGGCAAGATCAAGAACGGCTGGACGGGGGACCGCGCCTGCGACTCCTACCACCGCTGGCGCGAGGACCTGGCCCTCCAGAAGGAGATGGGGCTCTCGAGCTACCGCTTCTCGATCGCGTGGCCGCGCATCCAGCCGGGCGGCCGTGGCGCTGCCAATCAGAAGGGGATCGACGCCTACCGCAAGCTCGCCGAGGCGCTGCTCGAGGCCGGCATCCGCCCCTTCCCGACGCTCTACCACTGGGACCTGCCGCAGGCGCTCGAGGATGCGGGCGGCTGGCCGGAGCGCGACACCGCCGGGCGCTTCGCCGAGTACGCCGACCTCGTCGTGCGCGCGCTCGGCGACCTCGTGAAGAGCTGGATGATCTTCAACGAGCCCAACATCTTCACGACGCTGGGCTACCTGGTCGGGATCCACGCGCCCGGCCGGCGCGATCCCGCGGCCTTCCTGCGCGCCACGCACGTCGTGAACCTCGCGCACGGCGAGGCGTTCCGCGCCATGCGCGCCGCGCGCGGCGACCTCGTGATCGGCACCGCCTTCAACTGCTCGGCCTGCGAGCCGGCCAGCGACTCGCAGGCCGACGCCGACGCCGCCGAGCGCTGGCACCGCTTCGTCAACGAGTGGTTCCTGCGCCCGGCGCTCGCGGGCGAGTACCCCGAGGCGCACCCGAAGGGCCTGCCGGAGGGCGCCCTCGGCGTCCGCGACGGCGACTTCGAGAGGATGCGCGCGCCGCTCGACTTCGTCGGCGTCAACCTCTACACGCGCACGATCGTGAAGGCGGGGCCCTCGGACGGAGGGCCGCTCGCGATCGGCGCGATCCCGGTGGGCCCGCTCGGGGGCGACGAGGGGCCGAAGACCGAGTTCGGCTGGGAGGTCTGGCCGGACGCGCTCCACGACATCCTGCTGCGCATCACCAAGGACTACGGCCGGCCGGTGATCGAGGTGACCGAGAACGGCTGCTCCTACGCGGACGGTCCGGACGCCCAGGGCGTCGTGCACGACACGCGGCGCATCGCCTTCTACCGCGGCTACCTCGAGGCCGTGCACCGCGCGATCCAGGCCGGTGCCGACGTGCGCGGCTACCACGCCTGGTCGCTTCTCGACAACTTCGAGTGGGCGGAGGGCTACGCCCAGCGCTTCGGCCTCGCCTGGGTCGACTTCGACACCTGCGACCGGACGCTCAAGGAGTCGGGGCGCTGGTACGGGCGCGTCGCGCGGGAGAACGCGCTCGAGACCTAG
- the sixA gene encoding phosphohistidine phosphatase SixA, with amino-acid sequence MQVYIVRHAEAEPAGAEGDAGRRLTARGQLQARAAAAGLRALDVQLDRLLTSPLRRAAETAALLAGELGGPAPEPRAVLDGRAPAGSILEEMAVLAAHARVALVGHMPVLAELVALATAGAAPGLGTASVALLEFAACPDRGAGTLCWVRSPDQLGTLTRG; translated from the coding sequence GTGCAGGTCTACATCGTGAGACACGCCGAGGCGGAGCCGGCGGGGGCGGAGGGCGACGCCGGGCGGCGGCTCACGGCGCGCGGGCAGCTCCAGGCGCGGGCGGCCGCCGCCGGCCTGCGCGCGCTCGACGTGCAGCTCGATCGCCTGCTCACGAGCCCCCTCCGGCGCGCCGCCGAGACCGCGGCGCTGCTCGCGGGCGAGCTCGGCGGGCCCGCGCCGGAGCCACGGGCGGTCCTCGACGGCCGGGCGCCGGCGGGCTCGATCCTGGAGGAGATGGCGGTGCTCGCGGCGCACGCGCGCGTCGCCCTGGTCGGGCACATGCCGGTGCTGGCCGAGCTCGTGGCCCTCGCGACGGCCGGGGCCGCTCCGGGCCTCGGCACGGCCAGCGTGGCGCTCCTGGAGTTCGCCGCGTGCCCGGATCGGGGGGCGGGGACGCTCTGCTGGGTGCGCAGCCCGGACCAGCTCGGGACGCTCACGCGCGGCTGA
- a CDS encoding 4a-hydroxytetrahydrobiopterin dehydratase, which yields MSDLASRQCVPCKGGAPPLHGAALLLLLRQLGPEGNGWRVVDEHHLEKDYRFRDFAQALAFVNRVGAIAEAQGHHPDVALAWGHARITIWTHTIDGLTESDFVFAAKCDRVEVA from the coding sequence ATGAGCGACCTCGCAAGCCGGCAGTGCGTGCCCTGCAAGGGCGGCGCCCCGCCCCTGCACGGCGCGGCCCTCCTGCTCCTCCTGCGCCAGCTCGGCCCCGAGGGCAACGGCTGGCGGGTCGTCGACGAGCACCACCTCGAGAAGGACTACCGCTTCCGGGACTTCGCGCAGGCGCTGGCCTTCGTGAACCGCGTGGGCGCGATCGCCGAGGCGCAGGGCCACCACCCCGACGTCGCGCTCGCCTGGGGCCACGCCCGCATCACGATCTGGACCCACACGATCGACGGCCTCACCGAGAGCGACTTCGTCTTCGCCGCGAAGTGCGACCGGGTCGAGGTGGCCTAG
- a CDS encoding radical SAM protein, translated as MDGDSPGDPAIPVAAGSGGLLARGKFEDPRVTLDGSPRATVALGALRTLWFATGTRCNLACRRCYIESSPRNDRLAYLSAAEVGAYLDEIERARLGTVEIGFTGGEPFLNPGLLAMLGDALGRGLRVLVLTNAMRPMMRAREGLLGLLGQHGDRLVLRVSLDHHTREGHERERGPRSWEPTLAGLRWLAEQGFAVHVAGRRASARWVDPAGGEDEAALRAGYARLFRSLGLALDAADPARLVLFPEMDAALDVPEITTACWERLGKRPGDVMCASSRMVVKRRGAARPVVVACTLLPYDPRFELGCTLGDARATVALNHPHCARFCVLGGASCAG; from the coding sequence ATGGACGGGGACAGTCCCGGCGATCCGGCGATTCCGGTTGCAGCGGGATCCGGAGGGCTTCTCGCGCGGGGCAAGTTCGAGGATCCGCGGGTCACCCTCGATGGCTCGCCGCGCGCAACGGTCGCGCTCGGCGCCCTGCGCACGCTGTGGTTCGCGACGGGAACGCGCTGCAACCTGGCCTGCCGCAGGTGCTACATCGAGTCCTCGCCGCGCAACGACCGGCTCGCGTACCTGAGCGCCGCCGAGGTGGGGGCGTATCTCGACGAGATCGAGCGCGCGCGGCTCGGCACCGTCGAAATCGGCTTCACCGGCGGCGAGCCCTTCCTGAACCCGGGGCTGCTTGCGATGCTCGGCGACGCGCTCGGGCGCGGGCTGCGCGTCCTGGTGCTGACCAACGCCATGCGGCCCATGATGCGCGCGCGCGAGGGGCTCCTCGGGCTCCTCGGCCAGCACGGCGACCGCCTCGTGCTGCGCGTCTCGCTCGATCACCACACCCGCGAGGGGCACGAGCGGGAGCGCGGCCCGCGGAGCTGGGAGCCGACCCTCGCCGGCCTGCGCTGGCTCGCGGAGCAGGGCTTTGCGGTGCACGTGGCCGGGCGCCGCGCGAGCGCGCGCTGGGTCGATCCCGCGGGCGGCGAGGACGAGGCGGCGCTGCGAGCCGGCTACGCCCGGCTCTTCCGCTCGCTCGGGCTCGCACTCGACGCCGCCGACCCCGCCCGGCTCGTGCTCTTCCCGGAGATGGACGCCGCGCTCGACGTCCCCGAGATCACGACCGCGTGCTGGGAGCGGCTCGGCAAGCGTCCTGGCGACGTCATGTGCGCGAGCTCGCGCATGGTCGTGAAACGCAGGGGCGCGGCGCGGCCGGTCGTGGTCGCCTGCACGCTGCTCCCCTACGACCCGCGCTTCGAGCTCGGCTGCACCCTCGGCGACGCCCGCGCGACGGTTGCGCTCAACCACCCCCACTGCGCGCGCTTCTGCGTCCTCGGCGGCGCGTCCTGCGCGGGCTAG